The following coding sequences lie in one Rhea pennata isolate bPtePen1 chromosome 10, bPtePen1.pri, whole genome shotgun sequence genomic window:
- the LOC134144795 gene encoding protein shisa-like-1, with translation MARKMQSGLLLGLLLCTAMHPGLLGTAAVRSLHLCEGYVGPDGRYHPGFYCPRLGDPGSHRYCCRPGPHALKSCCARPAREALARENRSSVPAPGLLRNPLALPVVGLYGVLVLLLMAVDLLHFHHRQRCHLSRLLPRGRLTPPARSPGSPRSPAPRAERPPARSPRTPAPRPARSPRSPAPRAERPPPGRRGLSAPRPEPPDPRAEG, from the exons ATGGCCAGGAAGATGCAGAGCGGGctcctgctggggctgctgctctgcacgGCGATGCACCCTGGGCTCCTCGGGACAG CCGCCGTCCGCAGCCTGCACCTCTGCGAGGGCTACGTGGGCCCCGACGGGCGCTACCACCCCGGCTTCTACTGCCCGCGCCTCGGCGACCCGGGCAGCCACCGCTACTGCTGCCGGCCTGGCCCGCATGCCCTCAAGTCCTGCTGCGCCCGCCCAGCCCGGGAGGCCCTGGCCCGGGAGAACCGCTCCAGCGTGCCAGCGCCCGGGCTGCTCAG GAACCCGCTGGCGCTGCCCGTCGTGGGGCTCTACGGCGTCCTCGTCTTGCTGCTCATGGCCGTCGACCTCCTGCACTTCCACCACCGCCAGCGCTGCCACCTCAGCCGCctcctgccccgcggccgcctcA cgccccccgcccggagccccgggagcccccggagccccgcgccgagggCTGAGCGCCCCCCCGCCCGGAGCCCCCGGACCCCCGCGCCGAGG cccgcccggagcccccggagccccgcgccgagggctgagcgccccccgcccgga CGCCGAGGGCTgagcgccccccgcccggagCCCCCGGACCCCCGCGCCGAGGGCTGA